The sequence GTCTACCTATTATGTTAGTCAGtaagttttattatataataatgagTAAAATTCACCCACACTACTACTAATTATTTATACTAATACCTGTAAcctaaaaaaattgtaatagaGACCACAAAACTTTGGGTATGTTGTTAGCACAAACTCTTTTAGGCACATGGAGAGCGAcagcgagtgcgtgtgtgtgtgtgtgcgagagagcgACAGCGAGtgcgtgtttttgtgtttgcgaGAGAGCGACAGCgagtgcgtggtgtgtgtgcgagagagcgACAGCgagtgcgtggtgtgtgtgcgagagagcgACAGCgagtgcgtggtgtgtgtgcgagagagcgACAGCgagtgcgtggtgtgtgtgcgagagagcgacagcgagcgcgtgtgtgtgtgtgcgagagagcgacagcgagcgcgtgtgtgtgtgtgcgagagagcgACAGCGAGCGCGAGAGAGTATGAGGGAGAGAGCGACAGCGAGCGCGAGAGAGTATGAGGGAGAGAGCGACAGCGAGCGCGAGAGAGTATTGtgggagagcgcgagagagtattgtgggagagcgcgagagagtattgtgggagagcgcgagagagtattgtgggagagcgcgagagagtattgtgggagagcgcgagagagtattgtgggagagcgcgagagagtattgtgggagagcgcgagagagtattgtgggagagcgcgagagagtattgtgggagagcgtgagagagtATGAGggggagagcgcgagagagtattgtgggagagcgcgagagagtattgtgggagagcgcgagagagtattgtgggagagcgcgagagagtatGAGggggagagcgcgagagagtattgtgggagagcgtgagagagtATTAGggggagagcgcgagagagtatGAGggggagagcgcgagagagtatTAGggggagagcgcgagagagtatTGTGGGAGAGGTGAGCAGAGCGAGAGAGTATGAGggggagagcgcgagagagtattgtgggagagcgtgagagagtATGAGggggagagcgcgagagagtattgtgggagagcgcgagagagtattgtgggagagcgcgagagagtatTAGggggagagcgcgagagagtattgtgggagagcgcgagagagtatTGTGGAGAGGAGCGCGAGAGAGTATGATGGGTAGCAGCGCGAGAGAGTCTTGTGGGAGAGCGCGAGGAGAGATGTGGGAGAGCGCGCTAGAGTATGAGGGGTAGAAGCGCGAAGAGAGTATTGTGGGAGAGAGGCGCGAGAGAGTATTAGGGGGAGGAGCGCGAAGAGGAGTATTGTgggagagcgagcgagagagagtatTGTTGGAGCGCGCGAGAGAGTATTGtgggagagcgcgagagagtattgtgggagagcgtgagagagtATTAGggggagagcgcgagagagtattgtgggagagcgtgagagagtATGAGggggagagcgcgagagagtattgtgggagagcgcgagagagtatGAGggggagagcgcgagagagtattgtgggagagcgcgagagagtattgtgggagagcgcgagagagttTGAGggggagagcgcgagagagtattgtgggagagcgcgagagagttTGAGGGGGAGAGCGcgagagaatgagggagagagcgcgagagagtattgtgggagagcgcgagagagtattgtgggagagcgcgagagagtattgtgggagagcgcgagagagtattgtgggagagagagcgagagaatgtgagagaaagCGGGAGTATAAGAGAGcaagagggagagtgtgtgagagagacagacagagagaaagaatgaatgagggagtgagtgaggaagCGAGAAAGCGGGGTATGAGAGCGAGAAAGCGAGAgtatgagagtgagtgtgtgtgtgtgtgtattttggaccatttgcAGAGGACATTTCGTTTAgcactaaaccacacacacacacacacacacacacacacacatattcacaaatACCCTGTCATACTGTAAAAAAGAATAGGCCTGTAatagatattttaaaatgagtGTTGCAACTGAATATAGTTCAATATAATTCAGTGTTTGAAATGACCCTTTAAACTTACATTAGTTCTCTTGGCTCTGCACAGTTTGTCTCCTTTACCTTTTCTGGTGTACAGAATTTTTATACCGTTGTTATGGATTTTTAAGAATCTAAAACCGTATTTTCCAGTGACTCActaatgcaaaaaatatttaGAGCCTTTTATTCGTAAGcataaatagtataaaatacTGTTTCATTACAATAAGCATTCTTAAAGTCTTGAcaaatttcttctttttaaattacaatagaaaaaacaaacagttaatACATTGCTAGCTGTGCTAGACTTTTCACACCTTTTCGCACAAATGTAAATACACATTGCATCCTTCACCCACCCACATATTCCTCTTGCTTCCACCCCCACATTTCTTCACCAGTTCTGCAGCAGGAGCCTATAAATAGGTTGTCACGGCAACTGCACATAGGTAGCAAAGCccttatttttaaacacacatttaaactcATCTTTAATTAGAGGACAAAGAAAATTGTGATCTCAGTCGGTGAGGTCAAGTTGTATTCAGCAGAACCCAAGGAATAAGAGGGGAAAGAGAATTGAGTGTGCAACAAGATATAGTACAAAATGTAAACACGTACACCGCTGATCAGCCTGACACAGTATTTATTACACATGGTCTTCACCTCTTTATTTCAGTTAGAGTATTAAACCTCTAGAGGAAAAGTATATGAGTGAAACAGGGTTAAACTTTTTGCCATTTTTAACTGCTTGACCAAAAACTAAACACTTTTGCCCTTGTCCTTTTGGTGCCCttgtaatttattttgaatgtaATTTCACACTTAATATTTATGGGCTGTTTCACACTCAGCTTCATACAGTTTTTGTTTGGCCAAAAAAATGACTATGCTGATTTGGGCTTTATTGTACTATTGTTTTCGCTAGAGCTGACTCGTGTGCTCAAATGTTTCaaccatgtgttttttttttttttgtccttctcTGTCAGTAAAGCACAACTTGTCATGTAGTACTGTAACTTACCAAAGCCAAGACCCTTATGTTTTACATGCTTAACTTTAGTTGTAATAGGTGAATAGTAAATCATTTACATTCTGATATTGTTTAGTCGAAAAtctaaatttttatttcttttttccttctctctgctATAGCTATTGACTTGTTATACGGCGGAATATACTGCTTCGTTTGCCAAGACTACATATACGACAAAGACATGGAACAGATTGccaaagaagaacagaagaaggcTTGGAAACTTCAAGGTCAGTGTTTAATTAACAAGCAGTGAATGCTTTGACTTGGCAGAACAGTCAACATTTAGAAAACATCTAAAAACATTCAACATCTAcaaaatatacactatatgttCAAATGTTCATGCACTATATGTTCACCTGAAAATCACATACAATGTGGGCATTCGCCAATCTGTTGccatatggatggatggaagatcACAATTGTCTTGAATTTTCCTACACTGTAATTAAGAGGATTAACCCTTTGCCAGCATGACCATGACCTTGTGCACAAAAAATGGTTCATGAAGGTAGGATTTGACAAGGAGGATGTAGAAGAGCTCTAGTTGCctagagccctgacctcaaccccactgaccACCACTGTGTTGGATGAACAGAAATCAAGCATTGCGTTATTTCAGACAGGCCACgtagtaagctgcatcagctgctaatcagctgtccacaaggcgcaccaatccagcacgacttccgtaatttcccctcctttaaatcctcgccttCAAGCCGCTCCAACGCatcgccgctgctgcgatccaacaccctcctccgtccACGACTCCTCCAGCCAGAACCCGTCGCCAGCCCCGATTAAATTCTTCACGTATTCGTTCCCCCATccctttgttttcatttttatatatatatatatatatatatatatatatatatatatatatatatacatatatatatatatatatatatatatacacacacaaaaacctgtAACAAGCTATTCGGACATCGCACAATTTCGGTTCTGACTCCATACCCCAACGCATGCGCGTGTaaaaaattctcccagaacagaaccatctaCATTCCAACCACCAACACTAACTGCATGCTCGCAATAACCTTCATTGAAATGACATCTGTGTGCCAGGCCTTCTTGCTTCTTGATCTTTTGCCTGAACACAAATCTTTACAGCCATGTTCCATAGTCTAGTAGAAAGCTTTGGAAATCAAGAACAGGACATTTGAAAAGCAAACATGGATGTTCACAAATCATGGCTATATAATCACAATGTACAACATACTTTCAGCATATGAATACACAATGTATTGTATGTTTTCTGTCTTCAGGTGTAGGGGAAAAGTTTTCAACGTGGGAGCCCACAAAGCGGGAACTGGAGCTGCTACGCCATAATCCAAAGCGTAGGAAAATTACTTCCAATTGCACCATAGGTAATGATGACTGTTTTTCCATGCTTAATTTGGCTTTTTTTCTAGCAGTGTTTGAATGGTGTGAGTCCATTGGTTTGTATATCATCATCCACAGAAATGGAAATTGTCACTTTTAAACAAAAGGAAATTAtagtaaaacaatataataatttgTCATAAACTTCAGGTAACCATGGTTTTTAATCAAAAGCTATCAGAAAATCATTTGTAAGGCAAATCCCAGATGGAGCAATTCCCTTGTTATTGAGCAATAACTGTTTCTTTGCCAGTCTGGGTAAACCCAGTAGACATCCTTGTGGCTGAAATAGACCAAAACAGGATTTAAAATCTTACAGATGGACTTGGACAAAATTGTGTTTGTCTATATAACAAACCTTATGAAAACAAACCGATGATCTGgaaatgtttcctttttaatttcctttttttcttggtAGGTCATTAACACGTGCACTTGGAGACTAAATACCGCAAttttatccaaagtgatttGACATCTGCATAGAAAATCATGGGCATGTGaattagggatgtaccgataccactttttctcttccgatccgattccgataccaGATTTGCCagttaaagtgaatcttaatttagaactcttgaaacacaatgcaaaatgtattaaacagtaaaccttgcacccaaatgtgtgacatttttaacgcgctgaggtaaatggaaaggacGCCTGCTAAACTTGTCTGTTTGTTGCAGGCGgctgtgcaacatatttcccataaaatttattatatttttttcattaatgcaatttaatatttacgtatttatttatatagtctatgatgttttctgttcattaatccaccacgggcatgggcgtcagaagcaaataaaaagtgggcgtgtcctgtcccacccacatataatggttccgacgcccatggatttTAGGAAGCAGGAGTGTGgacaatgctgtaggtaaaatgcggaatggagtttaatttattagggcattcctcaagcagaatggattcgactggcggcgctctgaaaagtaataaaaaaagacatatacGCTGAATAGAGATGTTAAAAGTgagtgggtccaatattattggtcttaaaaagtgggtgggtcctgttCCACCcgcatataatggttccgacgcccatgaaCACGTGTATCGGACTAGGATCTGTCACGCACCcccgatacccgatccactcaaaatgcttggatcggcactgataccgatccaaaatatcggatcggtacatccctaatgTGAATCCAACCAAAATGATCAgacaataaagtaaaaacagtAAATGCAGATAAATTCAGCCTCTGATAaggacagtaaaaaaaacaaaacaccacacagacatggCTGATTaggacagaaataaaatgaggCGAACCTGTAAAACTGGCCAATGTAAATTTAATCCCATCTGAAAGGGCTTAAATGTGATTTTCTCACGTTGTGCTTCAATCAAGCTGCTGGATAGCAATGTACCTTAGAGAAAAGGGCATAAGCCTTATCAGctcagtttgtaatcagataccaGCTGTCAAAATGTCTGTGATACTCCTCTGCATTTTTAAATACTATCATTTTACCCTAAGATCCAAGCAACAGAGGAATAGTATGTAGTTTTTAGAAGTTAGTGTATGTACAGTCAAAAACCCTAACACGCTTCTACACGTTTGCTCATTTACATAAGGGGACTGATTACGtacataaatgaaaaacaaacaacaacctGAAAATAAAGTAAGCCATAAATGACTTTATATACACTTATTCAGACAGTGTAAAGCCCCAGGGATCATTTTTCTAAAAAGTACTGCCTGGGATCTTGTCACCTAATAgtgaatattattaaaatggaaaatatcTCTTAAATTGAGAAAATTGTCTTGAACATACATTCCTCTATCATGTTTCGTCTTTTGTGAGCATTCACGTTTTAAACCCTTTATCTGGGTTTTTGTGAACTATGCGTTATTGGTCCTTTTAGAAAAGAAATAGCCTTAAGCCAAACGCAAGGTATCTcatgtttctcacacacacacacacacacacaaccaaaggTTTCTAACCTGTTAATCAAACTCACGACCTTTTTGAAAATTCAATGTTTATTCCCTCTTTGCTGCTGTATTAACCTTATTAACTCTttgggggagggaggggggggctttccactagattttggagaaTGTTTGTGGGGAATTGCTcaatcagccacaagagtgttagtGAGGTCAGGAACTTATTTCGAGGGAGGAGGCCAGTGGTGCAGTCTGGattccagttcattccaaatgtgttcagtgggattgagatcagggctcCATCACAGGTCACTCAAGTACTTACTCCAGCCTTGGCAAGTCATGTCTTCATGGATTTCATTGTGTTCCCAGAGGCATTGTCATACTTAAACATGTTTTGGGCCACTTACTTCCAGTAAAGGGAAATTATAAtagtacattttataaaattgtgTTTGTCCAACATTGTTGCTAAAGTTTTGGGTATCAAATATGATTGCGACGGATATGCTCAGACGTTTACCAGTTGaagcattttctctctctctctctctctctctctctctctctctctctctctctctctctctctcatacatacatacatacacacgctcacacgcacacagacagacaaagcagCCATACAAAGTCAATTTACACATTCCCACAGTGTGATCAGTAAACCAGAgggggtgtgtgagagaaagaacaTGACATGTACCtatagtcagtgtgtgtgtgtctgtgtcacccAGAGTCATTAAGTTGTCAATTGTCAATGCATCAtaggaaattattttttttttcctatgttGCCCTGCTTGGGTCATCTCACTCAGTCTGTATTCATGTAGTACTTACTCTATGCCTGTTAATGGTGATCCATTCTGAGCTCTGACTGTTGTGCACACATGTTCTCTTCAGGTTTACGGGGCTTGATCAACTTGGGCAACACATGCTTCATGAACTGCATTGTGCaggcacttacacacacaccgctgCTGCGTGATTTCTTCCTGTCAGACAGGCACAAGTGTGAGATGCAGGCCAACTCCTGCCTGGTGTGTGAGATGTCTCAGCTCTTTCAAGAGGTGAGCCTAATAGGTATAAGGGATATGCTGTGTTCAACGTACCTCACAAGTTGGAACTCTGAATTTTCAACCTCTGCGCATTCCAGCTACAGCTTGGGGAAAACATTAATGCCTTCATGTTCATCTTTGTTAAGGACAAGCTAGTCAGCTATCTTTGATGAATAATGCATATGCACCTCCTCAAAACAACAAACTATATAGTCAATGTTAGTTATCAAGCTAATATTCTGTGTGTTGATTTGATATAAAATAAGCAGTTATGCACAGCatgaatgattttaaaaatacagatttttgtTTGGTTCTCAATAAGGACTGTATTGTTTACTGTCCATGCTTTCCATAGCCAGCATTTGAAAGTAAGAGTTACAACCTTTGGTCAAATGCTGCAATTGAGTGTGGGCATGCTGCAATCGAGTGTGGGTTGTCATGGCAAACTTATGACGAGTTTATGGGTGTAAAATTTTCTGAaggttgaataaataaatcacgtTGCCTAACCCCACCCATCCCTTACATACCATTCTTTGTATTGGTAGAGTATGGAAAAGTGGGGAGCAACGTGACATCATTAATGTGGCAACCCATAGACCGGTGGTCCAGATGGCCACgactacacacactctttcttaTTCCACTTGTGTTTAGTGCATTAACTAGCTGTGAAATGTGTGAATACTGCCAGgagacaagaagaaaaaaataactgtttgaacaaagatgaaaaggtagagaatggagagagaaatggaaagaTGAAGACCACAGGGAGGgtgtgaatgtattttttttttttttaagcttgttGAATCTGGCCTGTTGCTAGACTCAGCAAATATATTGCACTCGATCAAGGGTTAGATATTCTGTGGTCTCTCCTTATCAATCTATCTCTTGCTATCTCTTTGTCCATTGGTCTCTGTCTCTATTAAGTTCTATTCGGGCCACCGGTCTCCTCATATCCCTTTCCGGCTGCTCCACCTGGTGTGGACACATGCACGTCACCTGGCTGGCTATGAGCAACAGGATGCACACGAGTTTCTCATTGCCGCCCTGGATGTGCTGCACCGCCACTGCAAAGGTAAGACACATACATGCAGTGCTTAACTTTGCAGTAGTCTGAAAGAATCTTTATGCATTTCACACCTCTGTGCTGCAAAGTCACAAAATAGATTAAAGCaaaattttaagaaaaaaaagtgaccaGTTTAAAAATGCAGACTGTTAAAATTGAGGTTAAGTTGAGGATTATATTGCAATGCAgccatgaaacaaaacaaaagttaagTATAAAATCAAGTTAAGGATaatataaatatctgaaaatgaCTGACAGAATTTTGCTTTTGTCTTTTTGCTTTTCCCTCAGACGATGACAACGGGAAGAAAGCCAACAATCCGAATCACTGTAACTGCATCATTGACCAAATTTTCACTGGCGGACTACAGTCAGATGTGACATGTCAAGTTTGCCAGTAAGGCCAACTGTGTGTGCCTCTTTGTGCGcacgtgtatgtttgtgtttctttgtgcctgtgtgtctttttgtctaCACATACATGTAGGACGCAAAAGATATACACTGTGAAGCTCATTCTGCCTGAACCAGCccaattgtacacacacacatttactccagCCGTCTCTGTGAGGTATTCCCTCCCTCTCGTGTACTCTCCCGAAAACaagtcgtgcagctgcattttggatcatttgcagaggacgaattgcgttcataggtaaaCCTGCCAGCAGTCAGTTGCTGTAGTCCAGTAGAATAAACAAATACCTGCGCAGCCTGTgaggacaaaaatggccgaatccttatGATGTTTGTAGAGAAGACTTGGCAGCATAAGCGTGTCTCATTAGCAATAGTACTAAATCATAATTAATCCAAGTGCTGTTTTGTGATTTTACACAGGCTCTCAGGTTATTGTCCTTTTTGGCTGAGCtgcattctttttgttttattggatTAGCTCCCTAAATGTTCAGCTTATTATTCATTCCTTTATTTCTCCTCAGAAACTGCTTGGTCAGGGTCACAATGGCTTTAGGTCCTGACACTGGGTGAGCAGCATAAATATACCCAGAATGGGAAACCAGGCCAAAAattcacacacttatttataatTAGGGGTTATGTAGCATAGCCAGTCTAACTGCATGTTGTTAGGATGTGCCCTTAGCTTATTATATGGTTATTCATATTAACACACAAAATTCAGGGTCTGAAATTAGGTAGCTGCAAGGAGGAAATGATTAAACTTTATAAGAGTGAACAGTGCAAGTCTTGACTCGAGTCTCTTGAGAGattattgaatttaattaaactgCAAAAGACTTAGGTGGAGCCCAtgcattcataaataaaatggtaagaTGCTTGTAAGTAAACAAGCACTCGTAAATATTCAGGACACATGTTACTAATTGATTCAGTACTACATACAACATGTTAGTTATATATCTGTTTACTATTAAAATGCCTCCATGTGTATTTGTTGCATTGAAACTTTAAAGCACCATAAGCATAATGTTCTTTGTCATAAACAGGATTAAAATAGACACTTGGAATTTGGCCATAGTAAGAGACCTTATTCACAAGTGGAACTGTGGCTATATTTTGTAGTGTGTCTCATGACAATCATGATATGATATAACTGCATTCAATTGGCACTTAACTAATATATTGCGCATACGCATCAACACACATTCTCTAACCACTTGCTTCTGTTTTATTGCAGTGGGGTTTCCACTACGATAGACCCGTTCTGGGACATCAGTCTGGACCTGCCTGGCTCGTCCACGCCATTCTGGCCTTTGAGTCCGGGTGGTGACAGTGCTGTGGTTAATGGAGAGGGACACGGGACTGGCTCCACCACACTCACAGACTGTCTGCGTCGGTAGGTTCACATTTACTAGTTTGTTTATGATGTAGCCTATGTGTTAGACAAAACATAGAGGGTATATGATGCATTTTgcacacacccttatccagagcgacgtacaaatgggcttttaagtctctgtcaatgaatacattaactctggttcactaggttacagacttaagataacccgagcctaaaacactgttcagatttttaattttttgtttgttttgtttattaagttAATTATAGTTAATTCTGTTCTTGGATAAGTTGACTGAAACATGTATAATATACACAGACCAGTGTACACCTACTGTACTCAttcatgtaattatttaatcaatCAGTCATGTGGCAGATACAAAATTATGCAGATTACGGCCCTGCAGCTTTGGATAATATTCACATCAACCACATCAGAATGGGGACAATTGTGGTCTGTGATTTTGACTGTGGTCTGGTGAATGCTGATTTCTGCTGAGGCAGACACATGGTAGTGCCAGAATTTGTCACCAACTGTGTAaacagtccaggctggtggaggtaCCAACACTTTTAATACCAATCAATTATTGCCACAGACTATCTAAATGTACATACAGCATAAAAATGACTTCTATTTGCAGTATtatgaatgtgtttgtaatCCAGACCACTAGATGGTAGCAGTGCTTAAgaaataatataacattaaagcttaacgtttttgtttttttttctaattattcacatattttaatttattttagcttAGATTAACATGCCACGTGTTGCAGTGACCAGAACAAAataacagttttgtgtttgtggccATTTTTAATGCTAATTATAAACTGTATAGTTTAGAACTTAATCTCTCTAGTGTTCTGCTCACAAGCCCTGATATAGGGAACTTTGTGCTGTTATGTTTGTTTGAATGCAATTAGCTGTGTACATGGTGTTGGATGGGCAGAGTCAATA is a genomic window of Tachysurus fulvidraco isolate hzauxx_2018 chromosome 15, HZAU_PFXX_2.0, whole genome shotgun sequence containing:
- the LOC113639570 gene encoding ubiquitin carboxyl-terminal hydrolase 22 isoform X3 codes for the protein MCPAGCSHVNGFKVDNWKQNLRVIYQCFVWTGTAETRRRKAKSCICHMCGAHLNRLHSCLYCVFFGCFSKKHIHEHAKTKRHNLAIDLLYGGIYCFVCQDYIYDKDMEQIAKEEQKKAWKLQGVGEKFSTWEPTKRELELLRHNPKRRKITSNCTIGLRGLINLGNTCFMNCIVQALTHTPLLRDFFLSDRHKCEMQANSCLVCEMSQLFQEFYSGHRSPHIPFRLLHLVWTHARHLAGYEQQDAHEFLIAALDVLHRHCKDDDNGKKANNPNHCNCIIDQIFTGGLQSDVTCQVCHGVSTTIDPFWDISLDLPGSSTPFWPLSPGGDSAVVNGEGHGTGSTTLTDCLRRFTRPEHLGSSAKIKCGGCHSYQESTKQLTMKKLPIVACFHLKRFEHSAKLRRKITTYVSFPLELDMTPFMASSKENRVNGQYQQSVDVLNNDNKYSLFAVVNHQGTLESGHYTSFIRQHKDQWFKCDDAIITKASIKDVLDSEGYLLFYHKQFLEYE